The following is a genomic window from Rutidosis leptorrhynchoides isolate AG116_Rl617_1_P2 chromosome 8, CSIRO_AGI_Rlap_v1, whole genome shotgun sequence.
TTCCCGTTATCGGAGGACACGTTACTTGGATGGATCTTTGCTGTGGAGGAGGGAATGATGACCACGAATATCTTGCCCGAGTTAACTGGATAAACGGAAATACTCTCATCGCCCAGGTATTAAACAGGTCTCATTCCAAACTGAAACTTGTTAAGTTTGATGTTAAAACTGGCCAGGGAAAATGTATCATGGTTGAAGAAAATGACACGTGGGTGAATCTACACGATTCGTTCACTCCTTTAGTTAAAGAAGGTGGTGGTTTTCTGTGGGCCAGCGAGAAAACTGGATTTAGACATGTTTATATGCATGGCGAAGATGGTGTCTGCTTGGGACCCATAACGCAAGGTGAATGGATGGTGGAACAGATTGTGGGGGTTAATGAAGCCTCGGGTTTTGTATATTTCACTGGAACCGTAGATGGCCCTCTGGAGTGTCATCTGTATCGGTCTAACCTATATCCACCTAAGAAGAATCATCATCCAATTGAAATCCCAATTAAGTTGACCCGTGACAAAGGAAAACATCTAGTAGTGCTTGATCATCAGATGCATAAGTTTGTAGATATTTACGATTCTTTGGATTCGCCACCTACACTATCACTTTGCTCCTTGCATGACGGAAGCCGGATTATGTCTCTCTATGAACAACAAGCATCTACAATTTCAAGAGTTAAGCAGGAGCTGCAACTTGAGCCTCCAAAGATATACCAAATTGAAGCAAAAGATGGTACTGTTCTATACGGGGCTTTATATAAACCAGATGAAGAAAAATTTGGACTTCCTCCGTATAAAACCATGGTTGCGGTGTACGGTGGACCTGGTGTACAGCTTGTCTGTAATTCTTGGGCCAACATGGTCGATATGAGAGCTCAGTTTCTTAGAAGTAAAGGCATCCTAGTATGGAAGGTATGTTCATCAATACcaccttttttatttttatttttaacaattaattaattaagtaaatTAAATAAATTAGTTTAGGTGATTATAATCGAACATTAATCTCTTCAATTTCTATTCTACTCCATCATAGTAATATATACCACCTTTTTTGTTGGGGTTGTTTCCAATATTTTCTCTCTCTTAATTTGTTCGAGCTGTGTGTTCTGTTCCCTAGATGGATAACAGGGGTAGTTCTCGGCGAGGGCTAGAATTTGAAGGTGCATTGAAGCACAATTTCGGACGGTTTGATGTGGAGGATCAAGTTGCTGGAGCGGAATGGTTAATAAAACAAGGGCTTGCAAAAGCAGGTCACATTGGAATGTGTGGGTGGAGCTATGGAGGATACCTGTCTGCCATGTCTGTATCGAGGTTCCCTGAGGTATTCAAGTGTGCAGTTTCAGGTGCACCGGTGAGCTCATGGGATGGGTATGATACGTTTTACACGGAGAAGTACATGGGAAAGCCTGATGAGAACAAATCGGGTTATTCATTTGGTTCGTTGATGAACCATGTGGGTAACCTCAAGGGGAATGGGGGGAAGCAGCTGTTGCTGGTTCATGGGTTGATCGATGAGAATGTTCACTTCAGGCATACAGCTAGGCTGTTGAATGCGTTGGTGGCAGCTCGAAAGCCTTACGAGTTGTTGATATTCCCAGATGCAAGACACATGCCTCGCCCTTTTAAAGACCGGCTTTACATGGAGGAAAGAATTTGGGACTTCATTCACACCACTTTATGATTTACTTTACTTTACACTAGTCATTAGTAGTATTCAAAAAGTTTAAAATCATTGTCCGTTTCTTGTTTTATGCGTTTATTTGGAGTTGTTCCCTCCCTCCCTCCCTCCCTCCCTGCCTGTACACCATAGTCAAGTACGTGCAGACAAGCTATTATAAACACTGTTGCTGTTTACTTAATGCAAAAACGATACGCTATCTGCAGGCGGTATAACAGTTTCTTGATGGTTAAATTTTGGTAAAGTTTACTTATGGTGATGTTTTTTGAAACGGTTTGATCCATTAATTCAACCTGCTTTATTTTTTCTGCACATGTATGTGTGTATGTACGTATATGTTTTTGATAACGGATATACAAGAAGATCATGTTCACCTAGATATcaaaaatcactgatatacaaaaaGATCATGATCTGCCAAAAATTAAGGTTCATGATTACCCACCATCATTTTCCATATGTGCACATATCATAGAAcgtttttataaaattattctcATTGTAATTTTGTTAAACTAACCCGTTTCCTCTGAGGCTTTCGAAGTGGAGCATGATGATTCAAGCAAATCAAAAACCTTAATTTGGGCTAATGAAGTTGTTGATTCTACGGTTTTTCAAGGTTTGGTGAACGTTGTCTATAATGACGATTTGATTTCGTTGGTCAATCGTGAGGTCTGTACTAGCGAAGATGTGGTCCGAGGTATGGAGGTGGATCCTAGTCTTGTTTCCCGAGAGGCAGCAAGAAGCATTGTTCGATCGAAGGCCTATTCTAATCATATCCAGGAGGTGAGTAATTCGTCAAAAATGATGCTACTTACATTGGCAATAAGCTTCACGAAGGTCCTGTGTATGGAAAGTGCAGAGGAAGATGAATTGATCTGTGATGATGAACTCGATGTGGATGAAGCTGGCGAATGTGCTTGTTTGGTTACTCATGTCGTTactgatcatatacatacatatgtatatgtatatttttagtgcgaaaagctACTTAAGGACAAAGACGTGAAACTGATGAACCGCGGTAAATGCTAATGAATGCGGTGAGATTACGCggaatattaaagagtgcgtaggattctcgcagtacttgggcggaatgcctaagtgcgcgCACATCTTACTTCCGCGCAGATCTCaagcctataaatagggagcttggcctctcattttaggttgttgattctggaaggattgccctagccatattgatctctctcgtgagtttgcccgaaacttgatctttgttggttaaggtaatttacgaagaccgggacatggttgttgatcgtttagcacttaacgaaatatgacaataaggtcccaaaaccataatcgacatccattataccccctcattgcactcaatccttgattagcctttattggataatctaggattgatcaattggcgccatccgtgggacacgaataGAATTGAAATGAGAAATTCACGTTCGTTTTAATCGAGCTATTAAACTCATTTCCTAATTCTAGTCGTGTTAATTTTCTTTATTATGTTGCAGGAAAACGTAATCTCTTTAACAAAAGTTGTGAGCTAAACAAAATGACGAAACAACAAAAGCTTTTAGCTACCAAAAAGGTTGTAAATGAGACGAATATGAATTTGAAGGTGCACAAAGTGCGGAACACTTTTTTGAACAAAAATTCACCACAAAAGATACAAAAGGTGCAAGACATGAAAACAGTAAGCACAATACACAAGAAGAAAGGGTTTAAAAAGCGAAAGGCAGCAGAAATGCTTGAAAAATGGCAATTCGCGCCCATTACTTTTCCATTTGAGCAAAACCGCGATATGTATGACACACCGCTAGTCATATCGTGTAAGATCGCAGATACTGGAATAACAATTATGAAAatacatgttgacactggcagtAGCATAGATTTGATATACGAGCAATGTTTTCGACAATTGCCAGAATGTATTAAAGAGGAATTGAAGCCAACCGCGATATCTTTGTCTGGTTTCGCGGGTGAATCTGCATGGCCTATGGGGCAAATATCATTAAAAATCGAGTTGCATGATGAAGTAGATGTGAAATTAAAAAGGCAAGCGCagttagatttttatgttatacGCGTTGCTTCGCGTTATAACATGTTGTTGCGTAAGCTTGGCGTGGTGCCATCTACAATACATGGAATGGTAAAATTCACTACT
Proteins encoded in this region:
- the LOC139861558 gene encoding uncharacterized protein: MQSAETSKHKKLKFSDSTCKMPQTETALHTTTSDDGQFCFPIEKIVQYPLPGCCCPSSVSFSPDDNLISYLFSPDQTLNRKVFIFDLTTGKQQVFFSPPDGGLDEDNLSEEEKFRRERSRERGLGVTRYEWVRTSNSKKTTIMVPLPPGIYFMDRSSQPQLKLSSETSPIVDPRLSPDGTMLAYVTNNELHVLDLLYYRSKRLTSGANGTTKTHAVAEYIAQEEMNRKNGYWWSPDSKCIAFTEVNSSEIPVYRIMHQGKTTVGSEEHAYPFAGASNVKVRLGVVPVIGGHVTWMDLCCGGGNDDHEYLARVNWINGNTLIAQVLNRSHSKLKLVKFDVKTGQGKCIMVEENDTWVNLHDSFTPLVKEGGGFLWASEKTGFRHVYMHGEDGVCLGPITQGEWMVEQIVGVNEASGFVYFTGTVDGPLECHLYRSNLYPPKKNHHPIEIPIKLTRDKGKHLVVLDHQMHKFVDIYDSLDSPPTLSLCSLHDGSRIMSLYEQQASTISRVKQELQLEPPKIYQIEAKDGTVLYGALYKPDEEKFGLPPYKTMVAVYGGPGVQLVCNSWANMVDMRAQFLRSKGILVWKMDNRGSSRRGLEFEGALKHNFGRFDVEDQVAGAEWLIKQGLAKAGHIGMCGWSYGGYLSAMSVSRFPEVFKCAVSGAPVSSWDGYDTFYTEKYMGKPDENKSGYSFGSLMNHVGNLKGNGGKQLLLVHGLIDENVHFRHTARLLNALVAARKPYELLIFPDARHMPRPFKDRLYMEERIWDFIHTTL